One segment of Solanum stenotomum isolate F172 chromosome 1, ASM1918654v1, whole genome shotgun sequence DNA contains the following:
- the LOC125850550 gene encoding mitochondrial adenine nucleotide transporter ADNT1-like: MASEDVKASESAVEKIVSLAEEAKLARQEIRPTSHAVISICKSLVAGGVAGGVSRTAVAPLERLKILLQVQNSHSIKYNGTISGLKYIWRTEGFKGLFKGNGTNCARIVPNSAVKFFSYEQASKGILYLYQQQTGNEDAQLTPLLRLGAGACAGIIAMSATYPMDMVRGRITVQTEKSPYQYRGMVHALSTILREEGPRALYKGWLPSVIGVIPYVGLNFAVYESLKEWLVKTKPLGLVDDSTELGVVTRLACGAVAGTLGQTVAYPLDVVRRRMQMVGWKDAASIVTGDGRSKASLEYSGMIDTFRKTVRYEGFSALYKGLVPNSVKVVPSIAIAFVTYEQVKDLLGVEIRISD, from the exons ATGGCTTCTGAGGATGTGAAGGCGAGCGAATCAGCGGTGGAGAAAATTGTGAGTCTCGCGGAAGAGGCGAAGTTAGCTAGACAAGAAATCAGGCCTACAAGCCATGCTGTTATCAGTATCTGCAAGTCACTCGTAGCTGGAGGTGTCGCCGGAGGCGT GTCACGAACTGCTGTGGCCCCACTGGAACGGCTAAAGATATTGCTCCAG GTTCAAAATTCACATAGCATAAAATACAATGGGACCATTTCAGGCTTAAAATATATCTGGAGAACTGAGGGGTTCAAAGGACTGTTCAAGGGCAATGGCACCAATTGTGCACGTATCGTCCCAAACTCAGCAGTCAAGTTCTTCAGCTATGAGCAAGCTTCCAA GGGTATACTATATCTTTACCAGCAACAAACTGGCAATG AGGATGCTCAGCTCACTCCCTTACTACGTCTTGGAGCTGGAGCTTGTGCTGGCATAATTGCCATGTCTGCAACTTACCCAATGGACATGGTGCGGGGAAGAATTACTGTGCAG ACAGAGAAGTCTCCTTATCAATACAGAGGAATGGTCCATGCCCTATCCACCATACTCCGTGAGGAAGGTCCACGGGCTTTGTATAAAGGATGGCTTCCTTCTGTCATAGGAGTT ATTCCATATGTGGGACTTAACTTTGCAGTTTACGAATCTCTAAAAGAATGGTTGGTCAAAACAAAACCACTTGGTCTAGTTGATGATTCTACTGAGCTTGGTGTTGTTACAAGGCTGGCATGTGGGGCTGTGGCAGGGACTTTGGGGCAAACTGTTGCTTACCCTCTTGACGTTGTACGCAGAAGGATGCAGATGGTGGGTTGGAAAGATGCTGCATCCATTGTTACTGGTGATGGGAGGAGCAAGGCCTCCCTTGAATATTCTGGTATGATTGATACTTTCAGGAAAACTGTGAGGTATGAGGGCTTCAGCGCCTTGTACAAAGGTTTGGTGCCTAATTCAGTGAAG GTCGTCCCTTCAATAGCTATTGCTTTTGTGACATATGAGCAAGTGAAGGACCTATTGGGAGTTGAGATCAGGATATCTGACTGA
- the LOC125850766 gene encoding uncharacterized protein LOC125850766 — MAESATTKGVELEEHLADTDEEDNGDENSRTMFLKELNLILILSFLSLSSEQVDFDATETNENVKANQEHKVVSDSRFTKRGGINKYRASEPETQRFSTKFRDCRHCRKM; from the exons ATGGCTGAATCTGCCACAACCAAGGGAGTGGAATTAGAAGAACATTTAGCGGATACAGATGAAGAAGACAATGGCGATGAAAATTCAAGGACAATGTTTCTTAAAGAGCTGAATCTCATTCTAATTCTCTCGTTTCTTTCGTTATCATCTGAACAAGTTGATTTTGATGCAACTGAGACCAATGAAAATGTCAAAGCTAACCAAGAACACAAAGTTGTTTCTGATTCACGTTTCACAAAACGGGGTGGAATCAATAAATACAGGGCTAGTGAACCAGAAACTCAGAGATTCTCGACCAAGTTTAGAGATTgcag GCATTGTCGAAAAATGTGA
- the LOC125850372 gene encoding uncharacterized protein LOC125850372 gives MPALEEFRQIGEVIGSLKALMVFQDDIQINQKQCCLLVDMLKCAYKTIAETMKQNLRFEEKNIKWKILENPLRELLRVFKEAEQYIKQSLENKDFWAKAIVLYKNTDCVEFHIHNLLSCVPILIEAIEIAGEISGSDHDEIQKKRFIYSMKYQKECKDPRIFQWKFGEQYMVSQKFCERVCSVWNEDKWILQNKIREKKNLGACTLTKHEKRLADLLLKNLNEMEMECDHKLSPSSVLVNSKDYQVRRRLGSGSKYKEIQWLGETFCLRHLFGDIMPLIPDISQELHLSHPNIMHISCGFTDEEKRECFLIMELMSKDLSSCIKEICGPRKRVPFSLPVAIDLLLQIARGMEYLHSKKIYHGELSPSNVLVKARNVSTEGYLHAKVCGFGSSCSINLPQKANVNQNNGTLPFIWFSPEVLAEQEQSGNGGNIKYTEKSDVYSFGMICFEVLTGKVPFEDSHLQGDKMSRNIRAGERPLFPFHSPKYVTSLTKRCWHTDPYQRPSFSSICRVLRYVKRFLVMNPEHSQQDSPLPPVDYGEIETVILRSFPFLGNSESDPLPVTQIPFHMFAYRVTEKEKSSTIHRDVNSESGSDGTSACGDDPVTADDALPSPTEKKNIASPEILTKRLSIRKPADIKVGKQPGTPRGRTVRPPNTRTIRQNSESQLMMMNSPRTRRSSGHASDSELP, from the exons ATGCCGGCGTTAGAGGAATTCAGGCAGATAGGAGAGGTAATTGGGAGTCTTAAAGCTCTAATGGTATTCCAAGATGACatacaaataaatcaaaaacaATGTTGTTTGTTGGTGGATATGCTCAAATGTGCCTACAAGACAATTGCAGAAACAATGAAACAGAACTTGAGATTTGAAGAGAAGAATATTAAATGGAAAATTCTTGAGAACCCCTTAAGAGAGCTTCTCAGGGTGTTCAAAGAAGCAGAACAGTACATCAAGCAATCCCTGGAAAATAAGGATTTTTGGGCAAAAGCCATAGTTCTATATAAGAATACAGATTGTGTTGAATTTCATATCCACAATTTGCTCTCTTGTGTGCCAATTCTCATCGAGGCCATAGAAATAGCAGGAGAGATTTCAGGTAGTGACCATGACGAGATACAGAAGAAGAGATTCATTTACTCGATGAAGTATCAGAAAGAGTGTAAGGACCCACGAATCTTCCAATGGAAATTCGGAGAACAGTACATGGTTTCTCAGAAGTTCTGCGAAAGGGTATGCTCAGTTTGGAATGAAGACAAGTGGATTTTGCAAAATAAAATTCGAGAGAAGAAGAATTTAGGTGCATGTACTTTGACAAAGCATGAGAAACGACTTGCTGATCTCCTCTTGAAGAACTTAAACGAGATGGAGATGGAGTGTGATCATAAGCTTTCACCTAGCTCAGTTCTTGTAAATTCTAAGGATTACCAGGTAAGAAGACGATTAGGTAGTGGAAGTAAGTACAAGGAGATCCAATGGTTGGGGGAGACCTTCTGTTTAAGGCATTTGTTTGGGGATATTATGCCCCTGATTCCAGATATTTCGCAAGAACTGCATCTCTCTCATCCAAATATAATGCACATCTCCTGTGGTTTTACTGACGAAGAAAAGAGAGAATGTTTCTTAATCATGGAACTTATGAGCAAAGATTTATCTAGTTGCATCAAAGAGATCTGTGGACCAAGAAAGCGTGTACCGTTTTCTCTTCCCGTTGCAATCGATTTACTCCTTCAGATTGCAAGAGGCATGGAATACCTACACTCAAAGAAAATCTATCATGGTGAATTGAGTCCTTCCAACGTCCTTGTCAAGGCGAGGAACGTATCTACAGAAGGGTATTTACATGCAAAGGTTTGTGGATTTGGCTCATCGTGTTCTATCAACCTTCCTCAGAAAGCTAATGTAAATCAGAATAATGGGACACTCCCATTCATTTGGTTTTCCCCAGAAGTCCTAGCTGAACAAGAGCAGTCGGGGAATGGAGGAAACATCAAGTATACTGAGAAATCTGATGTGTACAGTTTTGGGATGATATGTTTTGAGGTTTTAACAGGGAAAGTTCCATTTGAAGATAGTCATCTACAAGGAGATAAAATGAGTAGAAATATAAGGGCAGGAGAGAGGCCATTATTCCCATTTCACTCACCAAAATATGTGACTAGCTTGACAAAGAGGTGTTGGCATACTGATCCATATCAACGACCAAGTTTTTCATCCATCTGCAGGGTTCTACGCTATGTGAAGAGATTCTTGGTGATGAATCCTGAACACAGCCAACAAGACTCACCATTGCCACCAGTAGACTATGGCGAGATTGAAACTGTCATCTTAAGGAGCTTCCCCTTCTTAGGAAATTCTGAATCTGATCCCCTGCCTGTCACACAAATACCTTTCCACATGTTTGCATACAGGGTGACCGAGAAAGAAAAGTCAAGCACAATTCACAGAGACGTAAATTCTGAATCAGGAAGTGATGGAACTTCAGCATGTGGGGATGATCCTGTAACGGCAGATGATGCACTTCCATCACCAACCGAAAAGAAGAATATTGCATCTCCCGAGATTTTGACCAAGAGACTTTCAATTAGGAAACCTGCTGATATCAAAGTCGGCAAGCAACCAG GAACACCAAGGGGAAGGACGGTAAGACCTCCAAACACACGTACTATAAGGCAAAATTCTGAAAGTCAGTTAATGATGATGAACAGCCCAAGAACACGGAGATCATCTGGCCATGCATCAGATTCGGAGCTCCCTTAA